In a genomic window of Curtobacterium flaccumfaciens pv. betae:
- a CDS encoding GntR family transcriptional regulator, producing the protein MPVPSTQPAAERKLLRDTVQDKIRDAIMDGTLEPGERLNDDDLIAWLGVSRTPIREALAELARAGLIEMAPNRYTRVAAPTKEELLDAYRTLGVIYGGVVRLAVPRFTDAQRKKIVKMLDDVHARVSADEQDQVARDGAGIYSMWADACGNPSLVQLCNSTTDGLAFKLRVPELAELLPADVILPELTKLKDAVVAKDPIAAELAMEAIHLLPSRD; encoded by the coding sequence ATGCCAGTTCCCTCGACGCAGCCCGCTGCCGAGCGCAAGCTCCTCCGTGACACGGTGCAGGACAAGATCCGAGACGCCATCATGGACGGCACGCTCGAGCCCGGGGAACGGCTCAACGACGACGACCTGATCGCCTGGCTCGGTGTCTCCCGGACGCCGATCCGCGAGGCCCTCGCCGAACTCGCCCGGGCCGGCCTCATCGAGATGGCACCGAACCGCTACACCCGGGTCGCGGCGCCGACGAAGGAAGAACTCCTCGACGCGTACCGCACCCTCGGCGTGATCTACGGCGGGGTCGTGCGGCTCGCGGTGCCCCGGTTCACGGACGCGCAGCGCAAGAAGATCGTGAAGATGCTCGACGACGTGCACGCGCGGGTGAGCGCCGACGAGCAGGACCAGGTCGCGCGCGACGGCGCCGGCATCTACTCGATGTGGGCCGACGCGTGCGGCAACCCGTCGCTCGTGCAGCTCTGCAACTCGACGACGGACGGGCTCGCGTTCAAGCTCCGCGTTCCGGAGCTCGCGGAGCTCCTGCCGGCCGACGTGATCCTGCCCGAGCTGACGAAGCTCAAGGACGCCGTCGTCGCGAAGGACCCCATCGCTGCCGAGCTCGCCATGGAGGCGATCCACCTGCTCCCGTCGCGCGACTAG
- a CDS encoding IclR family transcriptional regulator, whose translation MTTTPPNQSVERAAAVLGALGAADGPMRASDIARAIGLGTSTTGRLLATLESLEYVRRDPDSQGYSVGRAVLELASQGLNHNPVHRESRAAAQELAHRIGLTANVGVRDAASCIYLCHFEGSLAPKSHTMIGMRQPLHASALGKALMLDLSQVDRERLLGADLARYTDHTITSHDALTADLAVSAKRGWTEENQELALGRFCIAAPIRNASGETAAALSISGRLTQLRDRDLGSLAEDLIEVADRISVGLGMISAVAH comes from the coding sequence ATGACGACCACCCCTCCGAACCAGAGCGTCGAGCGCGCCGCGGCGGTCCTCGGCGCGCTCGGTGCTGCTGACGGGCCGATGCGTGCCTCCGACATCGCGCGGGCGATCGGCCTCGGGACGTCGACGACGGGTCGGCTCCTGGCGACGCTCGAGTCGCTCGAGTACGTGCGTCGCGATCCTGATTCGCAGGGGTACTCGGTCGGTCGCGCCGTGCTCGAACTCGCCAGCCAGGGACTCAACCACAACCCGGTGCACCGGGAGAGCCGGGCCGCGGCGCAGGAACTCGCGCACCGGATCGGCCTCACCGCGAACGTCGGGGTGCGCGACGCAGCCTCGTGCATCTACCTCTGCCACTTCGAGGGGTCGCTGGCGCCGAAGTCGCACACGATGATCGGCATGCGACAGCCGCTGCACGCGTCGGCGCTCGGCAAGGCCCTCATGCTCGACCTGTCACAGGTGGACCGGGAGCGGCTCCTCGGTGCGGACCTCGCGCGGTACACCGACCACACCATCACGTCGCACGACGCCCTGACGGCCGACCTGGCCGTCTCGGCGAAGCGCGGCTGGACCGAGGAGAACCAGGAACTCGCGCTCGGGCGGTTCTGCATCGCCGCGCCGATCCGGAACGCCTCGGGGGAAACCGCGGCCGCGCTCTCGATCTCCGGACGCCTCACGCAGCTCCGCGACCGTGACCTCGGGTCCCTGGCCGAGGACCTCATCGAGGTCGCCGACCGCATCAGCGTCGGTCTCGGGATGATCAGCGCCGTCGCGCACTGA